In Rosa chinensis cultivar Old Blush chromosome 1, RchiOBHm-V2, whole genome shotgun sequence, a genomic segment contains:
- the LOC112182912 gene encoding protein FAR1-RELATED SEQUENCE 5 isoform X1, with translation MEDRNVRMNTGMSHVMPYIKDSKDRDTVSLVCRRWYELDALTREHVTIALCYTTTPERLRRRFRQLKSLKLKGKPRAAMFNRIPEDWGGYVTPWVEEIAESFKSLKALHFRRMIVSDSDLELLARSRGRELQSLKLDKCSGFSTDGLVHIARFCRLTECIVIGTQAYTTKFMENKDDESCYQHCSNTENEQRGCEDDAIDGETNEEPEYDTQEASSDTQVPSDDEHGDSSLEGLCILDGKKQAGGENIPVLGMSFESDQDAYDYYNSYARVVGFSVRRLRSNKYKHTNVTWKREFCCSCEGFYTKKNTPEKKREERRFGCKAMLQIKLNEDGKFVVTKFEAEHTHDLVPESSSHVLRSQRTIEPSQGGLMNQMHFAGFKPSQIFSYLTVEAGGPENLNFLQTDCNNFIQRRRAKFLKKGDAQCLLDYFKKKQMEDKSFFYAIRTNIDNEICGCFFCDGKSRSDYTIFGDVVVFDTTFKTNKYDMVCAPIVGVNHHGQTILFGCGLLDGETTEACKWFFDVFLQAMGGKKPKTIFTDQAASIASAIREVLPNSHHRLCLWHIYQNAAKHLSQVFTKFSTFSQAFKSCIYDPESVEEFESSWKDLLDYYDLKENEWLKDLYNLREKWAQIYGRCNFCAGMTTTQRSESINKTLKKFFYKNLILCEWVVHYERALVDRREKERLAEVATTQRKRKLLSNWKVEVEAAKMYTKASFNCFQEEFRKCLDLILELESDDGRIETYVVQRPGNPNLRRSVIYSPSNQSVNCSCKRFQFEGILCAHALKLFRELGLSTLPSKYYLKRWRRDARQGVDLECYGEANFSDRSASSALQYSHLSHIAQRIVAKGAKDKQSSTLVESKLLELEAELDGNLSIGQEHETNGDIDSNDQVNENNANLVLRDPKVKRGRRRGKGKRNNDLGSKKQSKLRSSSVRREQEDGPVPLKEQNVSVSRKRKTPSKRKDSQEPNSYEHEKTGPSNSYEHVQGSIGLVNQNQSNMPFINPGFPTTFGPQGIPSHYPYGFPPTTSSVQAMPNQSHDIPSHYPYGFPPTASIVHAIPSQSLGYQPIRPMFDYSLMYSQAIIQPRPQGPAHQLNFPDPSTS, from the exons ATGGAAGATCGAAACGTGAGAATGAATACTGGAATGTCCCATGTGATGCCGTACATCAAAGACTCGAAGGACCGGGACACCGTGTCGTTGGTGTGCCGACGGTGGTACGAGCTGGACGCGCTCACGCGCGAGCACGTGACCATCGCGCTCTGCTACACGACGACTCCCGAGAGGCTCAGGAGGCGGTTCCGGCAGCTCAAGTCGCTGAAGCTCAAGGGAAAGCCGAGGGCGGCGATGTTTAATCGGATACCGGAGGATTGGGGAGGCTATGTGACGCCGTGGGTGGAGGAGATTGCCGAGTCGTTTAAGAGCTTGAAGGCCTTGCATTTCCGGAGAATGATTGTGAGTGATTCCGACCTGGAGCTATTGGCGCGGTCACGCGGCCGTGAGCTCCAATCGCTTAAGCTCGACAAGTGCTCCGGGTTTTCGACTGACGGCCTTGTCCACATCGCCCGCTTCTGCAG ATTGACAGAGTGCATAGTAATTGGGACACAAGCCTACACCACCAAAttcatggaaaataaagacgatgAATCTTGTTATCAACATTGTAGTAACACTGAGAATGAGCAAAGAGGATGTGAAGATGATGCAATTGATGGTGAGACTAATGAGGAACCTGAATATGATACTCAAGAGGCCAGTAGCGATACTCAAGTGCCCAGTGATGATGAACACGGGGATTCTAGTTTAGAAGGTTTATGTATCTTGGATGGTAAGAAGCAAGCAGGAGGTGAGAATATCCCAGTTCTTGGTATGAGTTTTGAAAGTGATCAAGATGCATATGACTATTATAATTCATATGCTAGAGTTGTTGGGTTTAGTGTGCGAAGGTTGAGAAGCAACAAATATAAGCATACTAATGTGACAtggaaaagagaattttgttGCTCTTGTGAAGGATTCTATACAAAAAAGAACACTccagagaagaaaagagaagaaagaagatttGGATGTAAGGCAATGCTTCAGATCAAACTAAATGAAGATGGGAAATTTGTTGTCACAAAGTTTGAAGCTGAGCATACCCATGATCTTGTTCCTGAATCAAGTTCACATGTCTTAAGGTCACAAAGAACCATAGAACCTTCTCAAGGTGGTTTGATGAATCAAATGCACTTTGCAGGGTTCAAACCATCACAGATCTTTTCATACCTGACCGTCGAAGCAGGAGGACCGGAAAATCTAAATTTCCTTCAGACCGATTGCAATAACTTCATTCAAAGAAGGCGGGcaaagtttttgaaaaaaggTGATGCTCAATGTTTGCTTGATTACTTTAAGAAGAAGCAAATGGAGGATAAGTCATTTTTTTATGCAATTCGAACAAACATCGACAATGAAATATGTGGTTGTTTTTTTTGTGATGGAAAATCAAGGAGTGATTATACTATATTTGGTGATGTGGTTGTCTTTGATACAACCTTCAAAACCAACAAGTATGACATGGTTTGTGCTCCAATTGTTGGAGTTAATCATCATGGTCAAACAATTCTATTTGGCTGTGGATTATTAGATGGGGAGACCACAGAGGCATGCAAATGGTTCTTTGATGTTTTCCTACAAGCTATGGGAGGAAAAAAACCAAAGACAATATTTACAGATCAAGCTGCATCGATTGCTAGTGCAATTAGGGAAGTACTACCTAATTCTCACCATCGTCTTTGTTTGTGgcacatatatcaaaatgctgcAAAACACTTGAGTCAAGTCTTTACGAAGTTCTCCACATTTTCACAAGCTTTCAAAAGTTGCATATATGATCCAGAGAGTGTTGAAGAGTTTGAATCGAGTTGGAAAGATCTACTTGATTATtatgatttgaaagaaaatgagTGGCTAAAAGACTTGTATAACTTGCGTGAGAAGTGGGCACAAATTTATGGCCGATGCAACTTTTGTGCAG GTATGACAACAACTCAGAGAAGTGAAAGTATAAACAAGACTTTGAAAAAGTTCTTTTATAAGAACCTTATTCTTTGTGAGTGGGTGGTACACTATGAGCGTGCTTTAGTTGATCGAAGAGAAAAGGAGAGGCTAGCAGAAGTTGCAACTACGCAAAGAAAGCGAAAACTTCTGTCTAATTGGAAAGTGGAGGTTGAAGCAGCAAAGATGTACACAAAAGCAAGTTTCAATTGTTTTCAAGAAGAGTTTCGAAAATGTTTGGACTTGATACTGGAATTAGAGAGTGATGATGGGAGAATAGAAACATATGTGGTTCAAAGACCAGGGAATCCAAACTTGAGAAGGTCAGTCATCTATTCCCCCTCAAATCAGTCAGTTAATTGTAGTTGTAAGAGATTTCAGTTTGAAGGGATTCTTTGTGCACATGCATTAAAATTATTCCGTGAGTTAGGCTTGTCAACATTACCATCCAAGTACTACTTAAAAAGATGGAGACGAGATGCTAGACAAGGAGTTGATCTTGAATGTTATGGGGAAGCAAATTTTAGTGATCGGAGCGCATCTTCTGCACTCCAATATAGTCACTTGTCTCATATAGCACAAAGAATTGTAGCGAAAGGTGCAAAGGATAAACAATCGTCCACCTTGGTGGAGTCTAAATTGTTGGAGTTGGAGGCAGAATTGGATGGCAATTTATCCATTGGACAAGAACATGAAACAAATGGTGATATAGATTCAAACGATCAAGTGAATGAAAATAATGCAAATCTGGTTTTGCGTGATCCAAAAGTTAAGAGGGGTAGAAGGCGTGGCAAAGGTAAGAGAAATAATGATTTGGGATCTAAGAAGCAATCAAAACTGAGATCTTCATCAGTGCGGCGAGAACAAGAGGATGGTCCAGTACCCCTTAAAGAACAAAATGTCTCTGTATCAAGGAAAAGGAAAACTCCatctaaaagaaaag ATTCTCAGGAACCCAACTCATATGAACATGAGAAGACTGGCCCTTCAAATTCATATGAACATGTTCAG GGATCAATTGGATTGGttaatcaaaatc
- the LOC112182912 gene encoding protein FAR1-RELATED SEQUENCE 5 isoform X2, whose protein sequence is MEDRNVRMNTGMSHVMPYIKDSKDRDTVSLVCRRWYELDALTREHVTIALCYTTTPERLRRRFRQLKSLKLKGKPRAAMFNRIPEDWGGYVTPWVEEIAESFKSLKALHFRRMIVSDSDLELLARSRGRELQSLKLDKCSGFSTDGLVHIARFCRLTECIVIGTQAYTTKFMENKDDESCYQHCSNTENEQRGCEDDAIDGETNEEPEYDTQEASSDTQVPSDDEHGDSSLEGLCILDGKKQAGGENIPVLGMSFESDQDAYDYYNSYARVVGFSVRRLRSNKYKHTNVTWKREFCCSCEGFYTKKNTPEKKREERRFGCKAMLQIKLNEDGKFVVTKFEAEHTHDLVPESSSHVLRSQRTIEPSQGGLMNQMHFAGFKPSQIFSYLTVEAGGPENLNFLQTDCNNFIQRRRAKFLKKGDAQCLLDYFKKKQMEDKSFFYAIRTNIDNEICGCFFCDGKSRSDYTIFGDVVVFDTTFKTNKYDMVCAPIVGVNHHGQTILFGCGLLDGETTEACKWFFDVFLQAMGGKKPKTIFTDQAASIASAIREVLPNSHHRLCLWHIYQNAAKHLSQVFTKFSTFSQAFKSCIYDPESVEEFESSWKDLLDYYDLKENEWLKDLYNLREKWAQIYGRCNFCAGMTTTQRSESINKTLKKFFYKNLILCEWVVHYERALVDRREKERLAEVATTQRKRKLLSNWKVEVEAAKMYTKASFNCFQEEFRKCLDLILELESDDGRIETYVVQRPGNPNLRRSVIYSPSNQSVNCSCKRFQFEGILCAHALKLFRELGLSTLPSKYYLKRWRRDARQGVDLECYGEANFSDRSASSALQYSHLSHIAQRIVAKGAKDKQSSTLVESKLLELEAELDGNLSIGQEHETNGDIDSNDQVNENNANLVLRDPKVKRGRRRGKGKRNNDLGSKKQSKLRSSSVRREQEDGPVPLKEQNVSVSRKRKTPSKRKGINWIG, encoded by the exons ATGGAAGATCGAAACGTGAGAATGAATACTGGAATGTCCCATGTGATGCCGTACATCAAAGACTCGAAGGACCGGGACACCGTGTCGTTGGTGTGCCGACGGTGGTACGAGCTGGACGCGCTCACGCGCGAGCACGTGACCATCGCGCTCTGCTACACGACGACTCCCGAGAGGCTCAGGAGGCGGTTCCGGCAGCTCAAGTCGCTGAAGCTCAAGGGAAAGCCGAGGGCGGCGATGTTTAATCGGATACCGGAGGATTGGGGAGGCTATGTGACGCCGTGGGTGGAGGAGATTGCCGAGTCGTTTAAGAGCTTGAAGGCCTTGCATTTCCGGAGAATGATTGTGAGTGATTCCGACCTGGAGCTATTGGCGCGGTCACGCGGCCGTGAGCTCCAATCGCTTAAGCTCGACAAGTGCTCCGGGTTTTCGACTGACGGCCTTGTCCACATCGCCCGCTTCTGCAG ATTGACAGAGTGCATAGTAATTGGGACACAAGCCTACACCACCAAAttcatggaaaataaagacgatgAATCTTGTTATCAACATTGTAGTAACACTGAGAATGAGCAAAGAGGATGTGAAGATGATGCAATTGATGGTGAGACTAATGAGGAACCTGAATATGATACTCAAGAGGCCAGTAGCGATACTCAAGTGCCCAGTGATGATGAACACGGGGATTCTAGTTTAGAAGGTTTATGTATCTTGGATGGTAAGAAGCAAGCAGGAGGTGAGAATATCCCAGTTCTTGGTATGAGTTTTGAAAGTGATCAAGATGCATATGACTATTATAATTCATATGCTAGAGTTGTTGGGTTTAGTGTGCGAAGGTTGAGAAGCAACAAATATAAGCATACTAATGTGACAtggaaaagagaattttgttGCTCTTGTGAAGGATTCTATACAAAAAAGAACACTccagagaagaaaagagaagaaagaagatttGGATGTAAGGCAATGCTTCAGATCAAACTAAATGAAGATGGGAAATTTGTTGTCACAAAGTTTGAAGCTGAGCATACCCATGATCTTGTTCCTGAATCAAGTTCACATGTCTTAAGGTCACAAAGAACCATAGAACCTTCTCAAGGTGGTTTGATGAATCAAATGCACTTTGCAGGGTTCAAACCATCACAGATCTTTTCATACCTGACCGTCGAAGCAGGAGGACCGGAAAATCTAAATTTCCTTCAGACCGATTGCAATAACTTCATTCAAAGAAGGCGGGcaaagtttttgaaaaaaggTGATGCTCAATGTTTGCTTGATTACTTTAAGAAGAAGCAAATGGAGGATAAGTCATTTTTTTATGCAATTCGAACAAACATCGACAATGAAATATGTGGTTGTTTTTTTTGTGATGGAAAATCAAGGAGTGATTATACTATATTTGGTGATGTGGTTGTCTTTGATACAACCTTCAAAACCAACAAGTATGACATGGTTTGTGCTCCAATTGTTGGAGTTAATCATCATGGTCAAACAATTCTATTTGGCTGTGGATTATTAGATGGGGAGACCACAGAGGCATGCAAATGGTTCTTTGATGTTTTCCTACAAGCTATGGGAGGAAAAAAACCAAAGACAATATTTACAGATCAAGCTGCATCGATTGCTAGTGCAATTAGGGAAGTACTACCTAATTCTCACCATCGTCTTTGTTTGTGgcacatatatcaaaatgctgcAAAACACTTGAGTCAAGTCTTTACGAAGTTCTCCACATTTTCACAAGCTTTCAAAAGTTGCATATATGATCCAGAGAGTGTTGAAGAGTTTGAATCGAGTTGGAAAGATCTACTTGATTATtatgatttgaaagaaaatgagTGGCTAAAAGACTTGTATAACTTGCGTGAGAAGTGGGCACAAATTTATGGCCGATGCAACTTTTGTGCAG GTATGACAACAACTCAGAGAAGTGAAAGTATAAACAAGACTTTGAAAAAGTTCTTTTATAAGAACCTTATTCTTTGTGAGTGGGTGGTACACTATGAGCGTGCTTTAGTTGATCGAAGAGAAAAGGAGAGGCTAGCAGAAGTTGCAACTACGCAAAGAAAGCGAAAACTTCTGTCTAATTGGAAAGTGGAGGTTGAAGCAGCAAAGATGTACACAAAAGCAAGTTTCAATTGTTTTCAAGAAGAGTTTCGAAAATGTTTGGACTTGATACTGGAATTAGAGAGTGATGATGGGAGAATAGAAACATATGTGGTTCAAAGACCAGGGAATCCAAACTTGAGAAGGTCAGTCATCTATTCCCCCTCAAATCAGTCAGTTAATTGTAGTTGTAAGAGATTTCAGTTTGAAGGGATTCTTTGTGCACATGCATTAAAATTATTCCGTGAGTTAGGCTTGTCAACATTACCATCCAAGTACTACTTAAAAAGATGGAGACGAGATGCTAGACAAGGAGTTGATCTTGAATGTTATGGGGAAGCAAATTTTAGTGATCGGAGCGCATCTTCTGCACTCCAATATAGTCACTTGTCTCATATAGCACAAAGAATTGTAGCGAAAGGTGCAAAGGATAAACAATCGTCCACCTTGGTGGAGTCTAAATTGTTGGAGTTGGAGGCAGAATTGGATGGCAATTTATCCATTGGACAAGAACATGAAACAAATGGTGATATAGATTCAAACGATCAAGTGAATGAAAATAATGCAAATCTGGTTTTGCGTGATCCAAAAGTTAAGAGGGGTAGAAGGCGTGGCAAAGGTAAGAGAAATAATGATTTGGGATCTAAGAAGCAATCAAAACTGAGATCTTCATCAGTGCGGCGAGAACAAGAGGATGGTCCAGTACCCCTTAAAGAACAAAATGTCTCTGTATCAAGGAAAAGGAAAACTCCatctaaaagaaaag GGATCAATTGGATTGGttaa
- the LOC112182914 gene encoding uncharacterized protein LOC112182914 isoform X2, whose product MTGHRNEDFHANDEIDGVDRISDRSNAEEFEDSSAANEGATSSGSEIGLEERLTGILVEGGDGDLLLQQSNREDRVLQWLQALDMQVMGACRADERLKPLLKMNASNDAAEGRLLAQLTQHFEPAEVGMLARCFCIPLVSVRVGKINKQGILLCPTNSKGNLNLTVLPTSDLRLSFVGDDGHTDRLFTLNSKSQCSAVEVNEIPADNSGRSFIIKIPDGRVFHFWCSETSKLLGIELISKMKDLIRRKPSIAELTGISESRLGCFATHLRAYLVGSTVVGSGSSSAPSNTDVNTSNMELFDTAQDGQLSSTSSKSLRSRHSVNQSMKANSSFQGSLSPRSSSFKEGLPRTLSSLRNISREKLRRRGDIYLSAVDDPTIVSPVAINASCSNQSENDKCVEVVASCSLSSSSFLESLGKLTVQPTLNSASQIPYMATPLLSPYYCWCPPGSSGLQYSQEPPAISGSSIESALLPPLSSLLPASMPSCMLTSKPPLNLADCPLLDFPAFLPDPLIRLPRPTSQQIPTFNPLICDSIVHIPVMDICSSGQGYLVSAGPAISTGIPPLHSNLMNPLIPQTDSMLEKGARETLRRLLISGSTQSSSPLMDVLPAMLTNADENRNMLVAGSRGLYTGTSDVDVIANSIAAMSMVSLPGISTGGTVLENCGSSNGFDIQDEGSSGLGGSCLEDQGTFCSNYGMKRTDE is encoded by the exons ATGACCGGTCATAGAAACGAAGACTTTCACGCTAACGACGAGATCGACGGCGTCGATCGCATTTCCGATCGGTCAAACGCCGAGGAATTTGAGGACTCGTCGGCCGCGAACGAGGGAGCGACGTCGTCGGGGAGTGAGATTGGGCTGGAAGAGCGGTTGACAGGGATACTGGTTGAAGGAGGGGACGGAGATCTGTTGCTGCAGCAGAGCAACCGAGAGGACCGGGTTTTGCAGTGGCTTCAAGCGCTTGATATGCAGGTTATGGGCGCGTGTCGCGCAGACGAGAGGTTGAAGCCTTTGCTGAAGATGAATGCTTCGAACGATGCCGCAGAAGGTCGGTTGCTGGCTCAGTTGACTCAG CATTTTGAGCCAGCGGAAGTTGGAATGCTAGCGAGGTGCTTCTGCATACCACTTGTTTCTGTTCGTGTTGGAAAGATCAACAAGCAAGGGATTTTGTTGTGCCCTACCAATTCAAA GGGTAATTTGAATCTTACAGTCTTGCCAACATCCGATCTACGTCTTTCATTTGTTGGGGATGATGGCCATACAGATAGACTATTCACCTTAAATAGCAAATCCCAGTGCTCTGCTGTAGAAGTCAATGAGATTCCAGCAGACAATTCTGGCCGGTCTTTCATTATCAAAATCCCAGATGGTCGGGTTTTTCACTTTTGGTGCTCTGAGACATCAAAGCTTTTGGGAATTGAATTGATTTCGAAG ATGAAGGATCTGATCAGGAGGAAGCCCTCTATTGCCGAGTTAACTGGAATCAGCGAGTCACGTCTTGGTTGCTTTGCAACTCACCTTCGTGCCTATCTGGTGGGATCAACAGTGGTTGGAAGCGGATCAAGTTCTGCACCCTCAAATACTGATGTTAATACCTCCAATATGGAGCTATTTGATACAGCTCAAGATGGACAACTCTCGTCAACATCATCAAAGTCGCTGCGTTCTCGACATAGTGTGAATCAGTCAATGAAGGCAAATTCATCGTTTCAGGGTAGCCTGAGTCCAAGGTCAAGCTCTTTCAAAGAGGGTCTCCCCAGAACCTTGTCATCCCTGAGGAATATATCCAGGGAAAAGTTGAGGAGGCGAGGGGACATTTATCTTTCAGCGGTCGATGACCCAACAATCGTTTCACCAGTGGCAATCAATGCATCTTGTTCAAATCAATCTGAAAATGACAAGTGTGTAGAAGTTGTCGCAAGTTGCTCATTATCTTCATCAAGTTTTCTGGAATCACTTGGAAAATTGACTGTCCAACCAACCCTGAACTCTGCATCTCAAATTCCATACATGGCTACTCCTCTTTTGTCCCCCTACTACTGTTGGTGCCCTCCCGGATCATCGGGTTTGCAGTACTCACAAGAACCTCCTGCAATCTCCGGCTCATCCATTGAATCAGCTTTGCTTCCACCACTTTCTTCTTTATTACCTGCCAGTATGCCCTCCTGTATGTTGACATCAAAACCTCCACTTAATTTGGCAGATTGTCCCTTGTTGGATTTCCCTGCCTTTCTTCCAGACCCACTCATCCGGTTGCCAAGGCCAACTTCTCAGCAAATCCCAACCTTCAATCCTTTGATTTGTGATTCGATTGTTCACATTCCTGTTATGGATATTTGCTCTTCCGGTCAAGGGTACCTTGTCAGTGCTGGCCCCGCTATTTCAACTGGCATTCCTCCCTTGCACTCGAACCTTATGAATCCATTGATTCCTCAAACTGATTCTATGTTGGAGAAGGGTGCAAGAGAGACTCTGCGTCGGCTGCTCATAAGTGGTTCAACCCAGAGTAGCTCACCGCTGATGGATGTATTACCTGCCATGCTAACAAATGCAGATGAGAATAGAAATATGCTTGTTGCTGGGAGCCGTGGTCTATACACTGGAACCAGCGACGTTGATGTAATTGCAAATAGCATTGCAGCCATGAGTATGGTTTCACTGCCTGGGATATCTACTGGTGGAACTGTTTTGGAGAATTGTGGCAGCAGCAATGGTTTTGACATACAGGATGAGGGATCTAGTGGATTGGGTGGATCCTGTTTGGAAGATCAGGGTACCTTCTGTTCGAATTATGGGATGAAAAGGACTGATGAATAA
- the LOC112182914 gene encoding uncharacterized protein LOC112182914 isoform X1, with protein MTGHRNEDFHANDEIDGVDRISDRSNAEEFEDSSAANEGATSSGSEIGLEERLTGILVEGGDGDLLLQQSNREDRVLQWLQALDMQVMGACRADERLKPLLKMNASNDAAEGRLLAQLTQIFDKQHFEPAEVGMLARCFCIPLVSVRVGKINKQGILLCPTNSKGNLNLTVLPTSDLRLSFVGDDGHTDRLFTLNSKSQCSAVEVNEIPADNSGRSFIIKIPDGRVFHFWCSETSKLLGIELISKMKDLIRRKPSIAELTGISESRLGCFATHLRAYLVGSTVVGSGSSSAPSNTDVNTSNMELFDTAQDGQLSSTSSKSLRSRHSVNQSMKANSSFQGSLSPRSSSFKEGLPRTLSSLRNISREKLRRRGDIYLSAVDDPTIVSPVAINASCSNQSENDKCVEVVASCSLSSSSFLESLGKLTVQPTLNSASQIPYMATPLLSPYYCWCPPGSSGLQYSQEPPAISGSSIESALLPPLSSLLPASMPSCMLTSKPPLNLADCPLLDFPAFLPDPLIRLPRPTSQQIPTFNPLICDSIVHIPVMDICSSGQGYLVSAGPAISTGIPPLHSNLMNPLIPQTDSMLEKGARETLRRLLISGSTQSSSPLMDVLPAMLTNADENRNMLVAGSRGLYTGTSDVDVIANSIAAMSMVSLPGISTGGTVLENCGSSNGFDIQDEGSSGLGGSCLEDQGTFCSNYGMKRTDE; from the exons ATGACCGGTCATAGAAACGAAGACTTTCACGCTAACGACGAGATCGACGGCGTCGATCGCATTTCCGATCGGTCAAACGCCGAGGAATTTGAGGACTCGTCGGCCGCGAACGAGGGAGCGACGTCGTCGGGGAGTGAGATTGGGCTGGAAGAGCGGTTGACAGGGATACTGGTTGAAGGAGGGGACGGAGATCTGTTGCTGCAGCAGAGCAACCGAGAGGACCGGGTTTTGCAGTGGCTTCAAGCGCTTGATATGCAGGTTATGGGCGCGTGTCGCGCAGACGAGAGGTTGAAGCCTTTGCTGAAGATGAATGCTTCGAACGATGCCGCAGAAGGTCGGTTGCTGGCTCAGTTGACTCAG ATATTTGATAAACAGCATTTTGAGCCAGCGGAAGTTGGAATGCTAGCGAGGTGCTTCTGCATACCACTTGTTTCTGTTCGTGTTGGAAAGATCAACAAGCAAGGGATTTTGTTGTGCCCTACCAATTCAAA GGGTAATTTGAATCTTACAGTCTTGCCAACATCCGATCTACGTCTTTCATTTGTTGGGGATGATGGCCATACAGATAGACTATTCACCTTAAATAGCAAATCCCAGTGCTCTGCTGTAGAAGTCAATGAGATTCCAGCAGACAATTCTGGCCGGTCTTTCATTATCAAAATCCCAGATGGTCGGGTTTTTCACTTTTGGTGCTCTGAGACATCAAAGCTTTTGGGAATTGAATTGATTTCGAAG ATGAAGGATCTGATCAGGAGGAAGCCCTCTATTGCCGAGTTAACTGGAATCAGCGAGTCACGTCTTGGTTGCTTTGCAACTCACCTTCGTGCCTATCTGGTGGGATCAACAGTGGTTGGAAGCGGATCAAGTTCTGCACCCTCAAATACTGATGTTAATACCTCCAATATGGAGCTATTTGATACAGCTCAAGATGGACAACTCTCGTCAACATCATCAAAGTCGCTGCGTTCTCGACATAGTGTGAATCAGTCAATGAAGGCAAATTCATCGTTTCAGGGTAGCCTGAGTCCAAGGTCAAGCTCTTTCAAAGAGGGTCTCCCCAGAACCTTGTCATCCCTGAGGAATATATCCAGGGAAAAGTTGAGGAGGCGAGGGGACATTTATCTTTCAGCGGTCGATGACCCAACAATCGTTTCACCAGTGGCAATCAATGCATCTTGTTCAAATCAATCTGAAAATGACAAGTGTGTAGAAGTTGTCGCAAGTTGCTCATTATCTTCATCAAGTTTTCTGGAATCACTTGGAAAATTGACTGTCCAACCAACCCTGAACTCTGCATCTCAAATTCCATACATGGCTACTCCTCTTTTGTCCCCCTACTACTGTTGGTGCCCTCCCGGATCATCGGGTTTGCAGTACTCACAAGAACCTCCTGCAATCTCCGGCTCATCCATTGAATCAGCTTTGCTTCCACCACTTTCTTCTTTATTACCTGCCAGTATGCCCTCCTGTATGTTGACATCAAAACCTCCACTTAATTTGGCAGATTGTCCCTTGTTGGATTTCCCTGCCTTTCTTCCAGACCCACTCATCCGGTTGCCAAGGCCAACTTCTCAGCAAATCCCAACCTTCAATCCTTTGATTTGTGATTCGATTGTTCACATTCCTGTTATGGATATTTGCTCTTCCGGTCAAGGGTACCTTGTCAGTGCTGGCCCCGCTATTTCAACTGGCATTCCTCCCTTGCACTCGAACCTTATGAATCCATTGATTCCTCAAACTGATTCTATGTTGGAGAAGGGTGCAAGAGAGACTCTGCGTCGGCTGCTCATAAGTGGTTCAACCCAGAGTAGCTCACCGCTGATGGATGTATTACCTGCCATGCTAACAAATGCAGATGAGAATAGAAATATGCTTGTTGCTGGGAGCCGTGGTCTATACACTGGAACCAGCGACGTTGATGTAATTGCAAATAGCATTGCAGCCATGAGTATGGTTTCACTGCCTGGGATATCTACTGGTGGAACTGTTTTGGAGAATTGTGGCAGCAGCAATGGTTTTGACATACAGGATGAGGGATCTAGTGGATTGGGTGGATCCTGTTTGGAAGATCAGGGTACCTTCTGTTCGAATTATGGGATGAAAAGGACTGATGAATAA
- the LOC112182916 gene encoding probable signal peptidase complex subunit 2: MEEQKSQSATKNPKKANLVDHHSIKHVLDESVTEIVTSRGYVEDVRMSNLRLVMGTVIIVIALFAQFYKKKFPENRDFLLLCIALYVVLNGILQLIIYVKEKNAILFTYPPKDSFTSTGLVVSSKLPRFSDMYTLEIASADPKSISANPPVQFTKSVTKWFTKDGILVEGLFWKDVEALIDDYQKEPKKGK; encoded by the exons ATGGAAGAACAGAAATCACAGTCGGCCACCAAAAACCCTAAGAAGGCCAACCTCGTCGACCACCACTCCATCAAGCACGTCCTCGACGAGTCTGTAACTGAG ATCGTAACGAGCCGTGGATATGTGGAAGACGTGAGGATGAGCAATCTGAGGCTGGTTATGGGGACCGTTATCATTGTGATTGCTCTCTTCGCTCAGTTTTACAAGAAGAAGTTCCCGGAGAACCGAGACTTTCTCCTCCTCTGCATCGCCTT GTATGTGGTGTTGAATGGGATATTGCAGCTTATTATCTACGTGAAGGAGAAGAATGCCATCCTCTTCACTTATCCTCCAAAG GATTCCTTCACAAGCACTGGATTGGTGGTCTCTTCCAAACTTCCAAGATTCTCTGATATGTACACACTTGAGATAGCAAGTGCAGACCCCAAATCTATTTCTGCAAATCCACCAGTACAGTTTACCAAAAGTGTCACCAagtg GTTCACCAAGGACGGAATTTTGGTGGAGGGCCTCTTCTGGAAAGACGTTGAAGCGCTGATCGACGATTACCAGAAAGAACCAAAGAAGGGCAAGTGA